Proteins from one Juglans microcarpa x Juglans regia isolate MS1-56 chromosome 1S, Jm3101_v1.0, whole genome shotgun sequence genomic window:
- the LOC121247510 gene encoding uncharacterized protein LOC121247510 isoform X2 has translation MALALPLPPLKLLSSALAAASSSQESSSSSSLSSFSYRPAVILPGLGNNSSDYKKLEATLNEQYGVPTLVAKVSRLDWLRNAAGLVDPNYWRGTLRPRPVLDWYLKRVDEAVLEAKELAQGGTLSLIGHSAGGWLARVYMEEFGLSDISLLLTLGTPHLPPPKGLPGVIDQTRGLLDYVDKHCSKAVYNHHLKYVCIAGRYIQGAPFFGSSIANVESVIPNDNAEVAVVNDVDTSASNATTLRARLVGQGYKQVCGQADIWGDGVVPEVSAHLEGAYNITLDGVYHSPVGSDDASRPWYGSPVIVEKWIHYLLN, from the exons ATGGCTTTGGCTCTGCCATTGCCGCCCTTGAAATTATTGTCCTCAGCCTTAGCAGCAGCATCATCATCTCAAGAgtcatcctcttcctcttctctttcttcctttagCTACCGACCTGCTGTTATTCTTCCA GGCTTGGGGAACAACTCTAGTGACTACAAGAAGTTGGAGGCTACTTTGAACGAGCAGTACGGCGTGCCCACCCTGGTTGCCAAGGTCTCAAGGCTTGATTGGCTCAGAAATGCCGCCGGTTTGGTAGACCCCAACTACTGGCGTGGAACTCTCCGTCCTCGCCCTGTCCTGGATTG GTACTTGAAGAGAGTTGATGAAGCTGTTCTGGAGGCTAAGGAGCTGGCTCAAG GTGGGACTTTATCCTTGATTGGACACTCAGCTGGAGGATGGCTTGCTCGTGTTTACATGGAAGAATTTGGACTGTCTGATATCTCCTTGTTATTGACTCTTGGAACCCCCCACCT TCCACCTCCCAAAGGTCTGCCAGGGGTTATTGATCAAACAAGGGGTCTTTTGGACTATGTTGACAAACATTGCTCTAAAGCCGTGTACAATCATCATTTGAAATATGTATGTATTGCTGGGAG GTATATCCAGGGGGCTCCATTTTTTGGCAGTTCAATTGCAAATGTTGAGTCTGTGATTCCTAATGACAATGCTGAGGTTGCTGTTGTTAATGATGTCGACACATCAGCATCAAATGCGACAACCTTGCGTGCTCGCCTTGTTGGCCAAGGTTACAAGCAG GTTTGTGGACAGGCAGATATATGGGGTGATGGGGTTGTGCCGGAAGTGTCAGCGCATCTAGAAGGTGCATATAACATCACCCTGGATGGAGTTTACCACTCACCAGTTGGTTCAGATGATGCATCAAGACCATGGTACGGTTCTCCTGTCATTGTTGAAAAATGGATACACTATCTCCTCAACTAA
- the LOC121247510 gene encoding uncharacterized protein LOC121247510 isoform X1 — translation MALALPLPPLKLLSSALAAASSSQESSSSSSLSSFSYRPAVILPGLGNNSSDYKKLEATLNEQYGVPTLVAKVSRLDWLRNAAGLVDPNYWRGTLRPRPVLDWYLKRVDEAVLEAKELAQDASHWFRCQLMVGNGSSSLTGGTLSLIGHSAGGWLARVYMEEFGLSDISLLLTLGTPHLPPPKGLPGVIDQTRGLLDYVDKHCSKAVYNHHLKYVCIAGRYIQGAPFFGSSIANVESVIPNDNAEVAVVNDVDTSASNATTLRARLVGQGYKQVCGQADIWGDGVVPEVSAHLEGAYNITLDGVYHSPVGSDDASRPWYGSPVIVEKWIHYLLN, via the exons ATGGCTTTGGCTCTGCCATTGCCGCCCTTGAAATTATTGTCCTCAGCCTTAGCAGCAGCATCATCATCTCAAGAgtcatcctcttcctcttctctttcttcctttagCTACCGACCTGCTGTTATTCTTCCA GGCTTGGGGAACAACTCTAGTGACTACAAGAAGTTGGAGGCTACTTTGAACGAGCAGTACGGCGTGCCCACCCTGGTTGCCAAGGTCTCAAGGCTTGATTGGCTCAGAAATGCCGCCGGTTTGGTAGACCCCAACTACTGGCGTGGAACTCTCCGTCCTCGCCCTGTCCTGGATTG GTACTTGAAGAGAGTTGATGAAGCTGTTCTGGAGGCTAAGGAGCTGGCTCAAG ATGCTTCACATTGGTTTCGTTGCCAACTCATGGTAGGAAACGGCTCTTCTTCTCTCACAg GTGGGACTTTATCCTTGATTGGACACTCAGCTGGAGGATGGCTTGCTCGTGTTTACATGGAAGAATTTGGACTGTCTGATATCTCCTTGTTATTGACTCTTGGAACCCCCCACCT TCCACCTCCCAAAGGTCTGCCAGGGGTTATTGATCAAACAAGGGGTCTTTTGGACTATGTTGACAAACATTGCTCTAAAGCCGTGTACAATCATCATTTGAAATATGTATGTATTGCTGGGAG GTATATCCAGGGGGCTCCATTTTTTGGCAGTTCAATTGCAAATGTTGAGTCTGTGATTCCTAATGACAATGCTGAGGTTGCTGTTGTTAATGATGTCGACACATCAGCATCAAATGCGACAACCTTGCGTGCTCGCCTTGTTGGCCAAGGTTACAAGCAG GTTTGTGGACAGGCAGATATATGGGGTGATGGGGTTGTGCCGGAAGTGTCAGCGCATCTAGAAGGTGCATATAACATCACCCTGGATGGAGTTTACCACTCACCAGTTGGTTCAGATGATGCATCAAGACCATGGTACGGTTCTCCTGTCATTGTTGAAAAATGGATACACTATCTCCTCAACTAA
- the LOC121247510 gene encoding uncharacterized protein LOC121247510 isoform X3, with amino-acid sequence MALALPLPPLKLLSSALAAASSSQESSSSSSLSSFSYRPAVILPGLGNNSSDYKKLEATLNEQYGVPTLVAKVSRLDWLRNAAGLVDPNYWRGTLRPRPVLDWYLKRVDEAVLEAKELAQDASHWFRCQLMVGNGSSSLTGGTLSLIGHSAGGWLARVYMEEFGLSDISLLLTLGTPHLYIQGAPFFGSSIANVESVIPNDNAEVAVVNDVDTSASNATTLRARLVGQGYKQVCGQADIWGDGVVPEVSAHLEGAYNITLDGVYHSPVGSDDASRPWYGSPVIVEKWIHYLLN; translated from the exons ATGGCTTTGGCTCTGCCATTGCCGCCCTTGAAATTATTGTCCTCAGCCTTAGCAGCAGCATCATCATCTCAAGAgtcatcctcttcctcttctctttcttcctttagCTACCGACCTGCTGTTATTCTTCCA GGCTTGGGGAACAACTCTAGTGACTACAAGAAGTTGGAGGCTACTTTGAACGAGCAGTACGGCGTGCCCACCCTGGTTGCCAAGGTCTCAAGGCTTGATTGGCTCAGAAATGCCGCCGGTTTGGTAGACCCCAACTACTGGCGTGGAACTCTCCGTCCTCGCCCTGTCCTGGATTG GTACTTGAAGAGAGTTGATGAAGCTGTTCTGGAGGCTAAGGAGCTGGCTCAAG ATGCTTCACATTGGTTTCGTTGCCAACTCATGGTAGGAAACGGCTCTTCTTCTCTCACAg GTGGGACTTTATCCTTGATTGGACACTCAGCTGGAGGATGGCTTGCTCGTGTTTACATGGAAGAATTTGGACTGTCTGATATCTCCTTGTTATTGACTCTTGGAACCCCCCACCT GTATATCCAGGGGGCTCCATTTTTTGGCAGTTCAATTGCAAATGTTGAGTCTGTGATTCCTAATGACAATGCTGAGGTTGCTGTTGTTAATGATGTCGACACATCAGCATCAAATGCGACAACCTTGCGTGCTCGCCTTGTTGGCCAAGGTTACAAGCAG GTTTGTGGACAGGCAGATATATGGGGTGATGGGGTTGTGCCGGAAGTGTCAGCGCATCTAGAAGGTGCATATAACATCACCCTGGATGGAGTTTACCACTCACCAGTTGGTTCAGATGATGCATCAAGACCATGGTACGGTTCTCCTGTCATTGTTGAAAAATGGATACACTATCTCCTCAACTAA
- the LOC121247510 gene encoding uncharacterized protein LOC121247510 isoform X4 has protein sequence MALALPLPPLKLLSSALAAASSSQESSSSSSLSSFSYRPAVILPGLGNNSSDYKKLEATLNEQYGVPTLVAKVSRLDWLRNAAGLVDPNYWRGTLRPRPVLDWYLKRVDEAVLEAKELAQGGTLSLIGHSAGGWLARVYMEEFGLSDISLLLTLGTPHLYIQGAPFFGSSIANVESVIPNDNAEVAVVNDVDTSASNATTLRARLVGQGYKQVCGQADIWGDGVVPEVSAHLEGAYNITLDGVYHSPVGSDDASRPWYGSPVIVEKWIHYLLN, from the exons ATGGCTTTGGCTCTGCCATTGCCGCCCTTGAAATTATTGTCCTCAGCCTTAGCAGCAGCATCATCATCTCAAGAgtcatcctcttcctcttctctttcttcctttagCTACCGACCTGCTGTTATTCTTCCA GGCTTGGGGAACAACTCTAGTGACTACAAGAAGTTGGAGGCTACTTTGAACGAGCAGTACGGCGTGCCCACCCTGGTTGCCAAGGTCTCAAGGCTTGATTGGCTCAGAAATGCCGCCGGTTTGGTAGACCCCAACTACTGGCGTGGAACTCTCCGTCCTCGCCCTGTCCTGGATTG GTACTTGAAGAGAGTTGATGAAGCTGTTCTGGAGGCTAAGGAGCTGGCTCAAG GTGGGACTTTATCCTTGATTGGACACTCAGCTGGAGGATGGCTTGCTCGTGTTTACATGGAAGAATTTGGACTGTCTGATATCTCCTTGTTATTGACTCTTGGAACCCCCCACCT GTATATCCAGGGGGCTCCATTTTTTGGCAGTTCAATTGCAAATGTTGAGTCTGTGATTCCTAATGACAATGCTGAGGTTGCTGTTGTTAATGATGTCGACACATCAGCATCAAATGCGACAACCTTGCGTGCTCGCCTTGTTGGCCAAGGTTACAAGCAG GTTTGTGGACAGGCAGATATATGGGGTGATGGGGTTGTGCCGGAAGTGTCAGCGCATCTAGAAGGTGCATATAACATCACCCTGGATGGAGTTTACCACTCACCAGTTGGTTCAGATGATGCATCAAGACCATGGTACGGTTCTCCTGTCATTGTTGAAAAATGGATACACTATCTCCTCAACTAA
- the LOC121246643 gene encoding RNA polymerase sigma factor sigB isoform X1, protein MSCLLPQFKCHPDTFSIQFRTHQHSVSTTHSHPQNEKSRDRIDIRAQCILSTTSFSTSIGSTAVLNMGKLRLPSLETDSDPFTANKPWTYMGAVGPPTEQAKFEATLATETLITSEEAVIAAAAAAEAVTLAKAAVKFAKDAAMLVNNNISEKADTRSSVSFEADVLHFNWVQPVKTDRAAIVGDPRGPEPGLLKNHSMQHATKESDDLEPTDEELDLVQEQLSKISAVRSRRQTERKAKRAKAAEKAAANVVSVKPGSTSRKKRVSLQDIDYSDPLRYLRATTSTSRLLTVTEELELSEGIQDLLKLEKLHEELAERCGSQPAFAQWAAAAGVDQKTLRKRLNYGTLCKDKMIKSNIRLVISIAKNYQGAGMNLEDLVQEGCRGLVRGAEKFDASKGFKFSTYAHWWIKQAVRKSLSDQSRTIRLPFHMVEATYRVKEARKQLYSENGRQPDDVEIAEATGLSMKRLTAVLLTPKAPRSLEQKIGINQNLKPSEVIADPDAETAEELLMKQFMKQDLENVLDSLNPRERQVIRWRFGMEDGRMKTLQEIGESMGVSRERIRQIESCAFRKLKNKKRTKHLQQYLLP, encoded by the exons ATGTCGTGTTTGCTGCCACAGTTCAAGTGCCATCCCGATACGTTCTCCATCCAATTCAGAACTCACCAGCACAGTGTTAGTACCACCCATTCACACCCACAAAAcg AAAAGAGTAGAGATCGTATTGATATCCGAGCACAATGCATTTTATCCACTACATCATTTTCAACATCAATAGGAAGTACTGCAGTGCTTAATATGGGGAAGCTGAGATTACCTTCTTTAGAAACCGATTCTGACCCGTTCACTGCAAACAAACCGTGGACATACATGGGGGCAGTTGGTCCACCCACAGAG CAGGCAAAATTTGAAGCAACATTAGCAACAGAGACGCTTATTACGAGTGAAGAGGCCGTGatagctgctgctgctgctgctgaagCTGTTACTCTTGCAAAAGCAGCTGTCAAGTTTGCAAAGGATGCAGCCATGCTGGTTAACAATAACATCTCTGAAAAAGCAGATACTAGGTCATCAGTTTCTTTCGAAGCTGATGTTTTACATTTCAACTGGGTTCAACCTGTGAAAACTGATCGAGCTGCTATAGTAGGAGATCCCAGGGGACCTGAACCTGGACTGTTGAAAAACCATTCAATGCAACATGCCACAAAAGAGTCTGATGACTTGGAGCCAACAGATGAGGAACTTGACCTTGTGCAAGAACAACTTTCCAAGATTTCAGCTGTAAGATCGAGGCGCCAAACAGAACGAAAGGCCAAAAGAGCCAAAGCTGCAGAGAAGGCTGCTGCTAATGTTGTGTCTGTGAAGCCTGGTTCTACCAGCCGGAAAAAGCGTGTTTCTTTACAAGATATAGACTACTCTGATCCATTGCGTTACTTGAGAGCAACTACCAGCACATCTAGGCTTCTTACTGTAACTGAAGAACTGGAGTTGTCTGAAGGAATACAG GACCTATTGAAACTGGAAAAGCTCCATGAGGAGCTAGCCGAGCGATGTGGCAGTCAGCCTGCCTTTGCACAATGGGCTGCAGCTGCTGGAGTTGATCAGAAAACCCTGAGGAAGCGCTTAAACTATGGTACTCTTTGCAAAGACAAAATGATTAAAAGTAACATACGGCTTGTTATATCAATTGCAAAGAATTATCAGGGGGCTGGGATGAATCTTGAAGATCTTGTTCAG GAAGGATGCCGAGGTCTTGTAAGAGGTGCAGAGAAGTTTGATGCTTCAAAGGGTTTTAAGTTCTCAACCTATGCTCACTGGTGGATTAAACAGGCAGTTCGGAAGTCTCTTTCTGATCAGTCCAGGACAATTCGCTTACCT TTTCACATGGTGGAGGCAACTTACAGAGTGAAGGAAGCTAGAAAACAATTGTATAGTGAAAATGGAAGACAACCCGATGATGTAGAAATTGCAGAGGCAACAGGGCTGTCAATGAAGAGGCTTACAGCTGTATTACTGACTCCAAAAGCTCCTAGATCTCTGGAGCAGAAGATTGGCATCAACCAGAATCTTAAACCTTCG GAAGTAATTGCTGATCCCGATGCAGAAACTGCAGAAGAGCTTCTGATGAAGCAATTCATGAAGCAGGACTTGGAGAACGTATTAGACAGTCTCAATCCAAGGGAGAGGCAAGTCATCAGATGGAGATTTGGAATGGAGGATGGAAGGATGAAGACATTGCAAGAGATAGGAGAGTCCATGGGTGTTAGTAGAGAGAGAATCAGGCAAATTGAGTCGTGTGCATTTCGTAAAttgaagaacaaaaagagaacCAAACATTTGCAGCAGTATTTGCTTCCATAA
- the LOC121246643 gene encoding RNA polymerase sigma factor sigB isoform X2 gives MGKLRLPSLETDSDPFTANKPWTYMGAVGPPTEQAKFEATLATETLITSEEAVIAAAAAAEAVTLAKAAVKFAKDAAMLVNNNISEKADTRSSVSFEADVLHFNWVQPVKTDRAAIVGDPRGPEPGLLKNHSMQHATKESDDLEPTDEELDLVQEQLSKISAVRSRRQTERKAKRAKAAEKAAANVVSVKPGSTSRKKRVSLQDIDYSDPLRYLRATTSTSRLLTVTEELELSEGIQDLLKLEKLHEELAERCGSQPAFAQWAAAAGVDQKTLRKRLNYGTLCKDKMIKSNIRLVISIAKNYQGAGMNLEDLVQEGCRGLVRGAEKFDASKGFKFSTYAHWWIKQAVRKSLSDQSRTIRLPFHMVEATYRVKEARKQLYSENGRQPDDVEIAEATGLSMKRLTAVLLTPKAPRSLEQKIGINQNLKPSEVIADPDAETAEELLMKQFMKQDLENVLDSLNPRERQVIRWRFGMEDGRMKTLQEIGESMGVSRERIRQIESCAFRKLKNKKRTKHLQQYLLP, from the exons ATGGGGAAGCTGAGATTACCTTCTTTAGAAACCGATTCTGACCCGTTCACTGCAAACAAACCGTGGACATACATGGGGGCAGTTGGTCCACCCACAGAG CAGGCAAAATTTGAAGCAACATTAGCAACAGAGACGCTTATTACGAGTGAAGAGGCCGTGatagctgctgctgctgctgctgaagCTGTTACTCTTGCAAAAGCAGCTGTCAAGTTTGCAAAGGATGCAGCCATGCTGGTTAACAATAACATCTCTGAAAAAGCAGATACTAGGTCATCAGTTTCTTTCGAAGCTGATGTTTTACATTTCAACTGGGTTCAACCTGTGAAAACTGATCGAGCTGCTATAGTAGGAGATCCCAGGGGACCTGAACCTGGACTGTTGAAAAACCATTCAATGCAACATGCCACAAAAGAGTCTGATGACTTGGAGCCAACAGATGAGGAACTTGACCTTGTGCAAGAACAACTTTCCAAGATTTCAGCTGTAAGATCGAGGCGCCAAACAGAACGAAAGGCCAAAAGAGCCAAAGCTGCAGAGAAGGCTGCTGCTAATGTTGTGTCTGTGAAGCCTGGTTCTACCAGCCGGAAAAAGCGTGTTTCTTTACAAGATATAGACTACTCTGATCCATTGCGTTACTTGAGAGCAACTACCAGCACATCTAGGCTTCTTACTGTAACTGAAGAACTGGAGTTGTCTGAAGGAATACAG GACCTATTGAAACTGGAAAAGCTCCATGAGGAGCTAGCCGAGCGATGTGGCAGTCAGCCTGCCTTTGCACAATGGGCTGCAGCTGCTGGAGTTGATCAGAAAACCCTGAGGAAGCGCTTAAACTATGGTACTCTTTGCAAAGACAAAATGATTAAAAGTAACATACGGCTTGTTATATCAATTGCAAAGAATTATCAGGGGGCTGGGATGAATCTTGAAGATCTTGTTCAG GAAGGATGCCGAGGTCTTGTAAGAGGTGCAGAGAAGTTTGATGCTTCAAAGGGTTTTAAGTTCTCAACCTATGCTCACTGGTGGATTAAACAGGCAGTTCGGAAGTCTCTTTCTGATCAGTCCAGGACAATTCGCTTACCT TTTCACATGGTGGAGGCAACTTACAGAGTGAAGGAAGCTAGAAAACAATTGTATAGTGAAAATGGAAGACAACCCGATGATGTAGAAATTGCAGAGGCAACAGGGCTGTCAATGAAGAGGCTTACAGCTGTATTACTGACTCCAAAAGCTCCTAGATCTCTGGAGCAGAAGATTGGCATCAACCAGAATCTTAAACCTTCG GAAGTAATTGCTGATCCCGATGCAGAAACTGCAGAAGAGCTTCTGATGAAGCAATTCATGAAGCAGGACTTGGAGAACGTATTAGACAGTCTCAATCCAAGGGAGAGGCAAGTCATCAGATGGAGATTTGGAATGGAGGATGGAAGGATGAAGACATTGCAAGAGATAGGAGAGTCCATGGGTGTTAGTAGAGAGAGAATCAGGCAAATTGAGTCGTGTGCATTTCGTAAAttgaagaacaaaaagagaacCAAACATTTGCAGCAGTATTTGCTTCCATAA